From a region of the Danio aesculapii chromosome 4, fDanAes4.1, whole genome shotgun sequence genome:
- the LOC130221934 gene encoding uncharacterized protein LOC130221934, with amino-acid sequence MAYCCVPGCVSYQRREDDKMLSFHRFPSDPKVRSVWIAKIKRDIGPHFQITDNTRVCSKHFTQDCIVLSLTGLRRLMQGSVPTVFTWCHEPKPRRTLKRNQGVCNAETLKEEEDVHFVPVQHTGEPSNTGFGVLQDHDYLETPPSVEDQLNAAQAEIARLTEENVKLRGQQFCLQRFQCDPKMIMFYTGFKDYETLNALYQSLQPTAQSLVRWSQMQRLSKMEQTLTSFHAQDICLFDQFFLFLCRMRQGLLSADLAVRFNLSKATVSRICITWANYLYFMLGTLPVWPSREAVDELMPPCFKNTFPKTRVVLDCTEIHIQTASSKVLNTVTYSHYKGTTTLKSLIGITPFGSVSFVSNLYTGSISDKEITKESGILKLLEPGDEVMADKGFLIRDLLADIDVSLVTPTFLGPSGQLSKEEIAHTQEIARLRIHVERAIRRIKEYHIFDGVLPLSLCGSVNQMWTVCALLTNFQGPLF; translated from the exons ATGGCGtattgttgtgtacctggctgtgtatcttatcagcgaagagaagaTGACAAAATGTTATCCTTTCACCgctttccgagtgacccgaaggtccgttctgtatGGATAgcgaaaataaaaagggatatcggaCCTCATTTTCAG attacagacaacacgagggtgtgttCCAAACATTTTACacaggactgcattgttttatcactcaccggaTTACGTAGGCTGatgcagggaagcgtccccacggtgtttacctggtgccatgaaccgAAGCCAAGGAGGACACTCAAGCGAAATCAGGG TGTTTGTAATGCTGAAACACTTAAGGAGGAAGAGGATGTCCATTTCGTACCTGTTCAGCACACCGGAGAACC ATCTAACACTGGCTTTGGAGTACTGCAAGACCACGATTACCTGGAAACGCCCCCCTCTGTGGAAGACCAACTGAATGCAGCACAAGCAGAAATTGCTCGTCTGACAGaagaaaatgtcaaattaagAGGTCAGCAATTTTGTCTACAGCGATTTCAGTGCGATCCCAAAATGATAATGTTCTACACTGGTTTTAAAGATTATGAGACGCTCAATGCACTCTACCAGTCTCTTCAACCTACAGCTCAGTCTCTGGTGAGATGGAGTCAAATGCAAAGACTCAGTAAAATGGAGCAGACTTTAACCAGTTTTCATGCTCAAGACATTTGTCTCTTTGACCAGTTTTTCTTGTTTCTCTGTCGTATGAGGCAGGGTCTTCTCTCCGCAGACTTGGCTGTAAGGTTCAATCTCTCAAAGGCCACAGTTAGCCGAATATGCATAACATGGGCTAATTACCTTTATTTTATGCTTGGGACACTTCCAGTATGGCCAAGTAGAGAGGCAGTAGATGAGCTTATGCCACCGTGTTTCAAGAACACTTTTCCTAAAACACGTGTTGTGCTTGATTGTACCGAGATCCATATTCAGACAGCAAGCTCAAAGGTTCTTAACACAGTGACATACTCTCATTACAAAGGCACCACCACATTGAAATCCCTGATTGGCATTACTCCTTTTGGGTCAGTTAGCTTTGTAAGcaatctttacactggctccatCTCTGACAAGGAAATCACCAAGGAGTCAGGCATTCTAAAACTCCTTGAGCCAGGTGATGAAGTAATGGCTGATAAGGGCTTCCTTATCAGGGATCTCCTTGCTGATATTGATGTCAGTCTTGTGACCCCAACTTTTTTGGGACCAAGTGGACAGTTAAGTAAAGAAGAGATTGCACACACCCAAGAGATTGCCCGTTTGAGGATTCATGTAGAGAGGGCCATCAGACGCATCAAAGAATATCACATTTTTGATGGTGTCCTACCACTTTCACTCTGTGGTTCTGTCAACCAGATGTGGACTGTATGTGCTCTTCTTACAAATTTTCAAGGGCCACTGTTTTAA
- the zgc:194215 gene encoding gastrula zinc finger protein XlCGF8.2DB: MAFIKEESEDLKIEDTFRVKSEDPEQLTDLMELKEETEVLDDEEADQYNKRLDFKTEEEDLPCSESETISSRTAAQISESGNPLSCQQCGKSFRRPGLLKIHMRIHTGEKPYSCQQCGKSFSRKASLSRHLRVHNGEKPYTCKHCGRSFPYNGSLATHMTVHTEEKPFTCQQCGKSFSRKGNLSSHMIVHSGEKLFTCKPCGLSFTQKLSFKTHIIVHNSETPFTCEQCGKSFDQQESLKAHMRVHTAEKRFTCSHCGKSFSHKRHFEDHMRIHTGEKPYTCSHCGRSFSYRHHIRDHMRIHTGEKPFTCGRCGKSFSRKGVLNRHVMLHTGEKPYTCGHCGKSFKYRPALKHHMKFHV; the protein is encoded by the exons ATGgcctttattaaagaggagagtgaagacctgaagattgaGGACACATTCAGAGTCAAGTCAGAAGATCCTGAGCAGCTAACAG ACTTGATGGAACTGAAAGAGGAGACTGAAGTGTTGGATGATGAAGAGGCAGATCAATACAACAAGCGTCTTGATTTCAAAACTGAAGAAGAAGATCTTCCATGCTCGGAAAGTGAAACGATTTCCTCAAGAACAGCAGCTCAAATATCTGAAAGTGGGAATCCTTTGAGCTGCcagcagtgtggaaagagtttcagacgACCTGGCCTGCTTAAAatccacatgaggatccacactggagagaagccttactCCTGCcagcagtgtggaaagagtttcagtcgTAAAGCAAGTCTTAGTAGACATTTAAGAGTTCACAACGGAGAAAAGCCGTACACCTGCAAACACTGTGGAAGGAGCTTCCCTTATAATGGGAGTCTCGCAACCCACATGACCGTCCACACTGAAGAAAAGCCCTTCACCTGCCAACAGTGCGGGAAGAGCTTCAGCAGGAAGGGAAACCTTAGTAGCCACATGATCGTTCACTCTGGAGAGAAGCTGTTCACCTGCAAGCCGTGCGGATTAAGTTTCACTCAAAAGCTAAGCTTTAAAACGCACATCATAGTTCACAATAGCGAGACGCCGTTCACCTGCGagcagtgtggaaagagttttgatcAACAGGAAAGCCTTAAAGCACATATGAGAGTTCACACCGCGGAGAAACGCTTCACGTGCTCTCACtgcgggaagagtttcagtcACAAACGACACTTCGAggaccacatgaggatccacactggagagaaaccctacACGTGCTCTCATTGTGGAAGGAGTTTCAGCTACAGACATCACATCCGCGatcacatgagaatccacaccggagagaagccgttcACCTGCGGCCGATGTGGAAAGAGCTTCAGCCGAAAAGGAGTCCTCAACAGGCACGTGATgcttcacaccggagagaaaccctaCACGTGCGGCCACTGCGGAAAGAGCTTCAAATACAGACCAGCTCTTAAACATCACATGAAGTTCCACGTATGA
- the znf971 gene encoding zinc finger protein 971, translated as MAFIKQESEDIRIADVFTLKQEDPERTEETFRVKHEDPEQQTELTEPKEETEVKNEIEEKDQYTRHLDFNTEEQSSSSSETEKTSSQERAQKNKGANSFTCQECGRSFSQSGTLKVHMRIHTGEKPYSCQQCGKSFRQSTTLNVHMRTHTGGKPYSCQQCGKSFSHRLSFTMHMRVHTGERPYPCSQCDKSFNRNSDLQLHMRVHTGEKPFTCQQCGKGFTRKGTLKDHMTIHTQEKLFTCKTCGITFTQKEIFKIHIIIHNSEKPFTCNQCGKSFDQEEKFKLHKRFHSVEKHFPCSHCGKSFRQKQHFEDHMRIHTGEEVYTCPHCERSFSYKYRLDDHIRIHNREKREFTCDQCGKSFSQKSELNRHMRVHTGEKPFSCGHCGKSFKHNSGLKYHMNSHKFTH; from the exons ATGGCGTTTATTAAACAGGAGAGTGAAGACATCAGGATTGCAGACGTGTTCACACTGAAACAGGAAGATCCTGAGAGGactgaagaaacattcagagtcaaacatgaagatcctGAGCAGCAAACAG agCTGACTGAACCGAAAGAGGAGACTGAAGTAAAGAATGAAATAGAAGAGAAAGACCAATATACGAGGCATCTTGATTTCAATACTGAAGAACAATCTTCAAGTAGCTCAGAAACTGAAAAGACTTCCTCACAGGAAAGAGCTCAAAAAAACAAAGGTGCAAATTCTTTTACCTGCCAAGAGTGCGGGAGGAGTTTCAGTCAATCTGGAAcacttaaagtccacatgaggattcacactggagagaaaccgtactcCTGCcagcagtgtggaaagagtttcagacaATCGACAACACTAAATGTCCACATGAGGACTCACACCGGAGGGAAACCTTATTCCTGCcagcagtgtggaaagagttttagtcATAGATTAAGCTTTACAATGCACATGAGAGTCCACACTGGTGAGAGGCCTTACCCTTGCTCTCAGTGTGACAAGAGTTTTAATAGGAATAGCGACCTTCAGctccacatgagagttcacactggagaaaagccctTCACCTGCCAACAGTGTGGTAAGGGTTTCACCCGAAAAGGAACCCTTAAAGACCACATGACAATTCACACTCAAGAGAAGCTTTTCACCTGCAAAACGTGTGGAATAACTTTCACTCAAAAAGAAATCTTCAAGATACACATTATAATTCACAATAGCGAGAAGCCGTTCACCTGTAaccagtgtggaaagagttttgatcAAGAAGAAAAGTTCAAACTTCATAAGAGGTTCCACTCTGTAGAGAAACATTTCCCGTGCTCTcactgtgggaagagtttcaggcaGAAACAACACTTCGAAgaccacatgaggattcacactggagaggaGGTCTACACGTGCCCTCACTGCGAGAGGAGTTTCAGTTACAAATATCGGCTTGATGACCACATAAGAATTCACAACAGAGAAAAGCGGGAATTCACCTGCGaccaatgtgggaagagtttcagccagaAATCAGAACTTAACAGGCACATGAgggttcacaccggagagaaacccttTTCTTGTGGTcactgtggaaagagtttcaaacATAATTCAGGGCTTAAATACCACATGAACTCCCACAAATTTACGCATTAG